In Limnothrix sp. FACHB-406, the DNA window CCCCGGCGGCAACTGGGCCACATAGGCATTCACCAACACCACCCGTGGCCCATCCACCATCAAATCGCCCAACCGCACCTCCAGCCGACCATCGGGCAACTCCTGCGCCGTCAGTTCCACCGTTTCCGGGGCCACCTGGGCGATCGGCTTCAGCTCCGCCAAGCGCACAGGTGACTCCAACGCCAACAACAACCGCGCATTGGTTAACTGCACCGACTGCACTCGGGCCAAGAGCCTTTCAAAGGCGGCGGGCGCATCTTCCGGCTGTTCGATGTAGCAAAGGGCCCCGGCTCCCGCGTCGGCAATCTGTTCCAGGGTGTCTTGGTTCCAATGGCTGCCAAACCCGAGACAATGGACTGAAATGCCGTAGCTCGCGGCCAATTCCGCCATCTTTAAGCAGCGGGGATCGTTGCCATGCTCGTTTTCCCCATCGGTGAGCAGGAAAATTTGCGACACCGAGGGTGCAGTGGGCAAAATTCCGCTGTGATCGGCGTTGACGTTGCCCAAAAGGCCCGATTCCTTACGCGATCGCGCCAGTTCTTCAATGCCCAGCTTCAGACCCTCATCAATGCAAGTGCCGCCGCCGGCCGTTAAGCCCTCGATCGCCTGCAAAATTGACAGCGGCTCCGGGGCCACTTCCTGACAAGGCAAGATCACTTGGGCCTCGTGGTCAAAGGCGACCAACGACAGGCGATCGCCCAGGGCCAACTGACCCACCAACTGACGCGCCGCCGCTTTCACCATCTCCATCGGTCGGCCGCGCATGGAACCGCTGCGATCGAGAATCAAACACAGGTTCGATCGCACCCGCCCATGGCCGGCCTGGGCCGCCACCGAAATCGCCAGTTGCCGCTGGTTGCGGGCCAACTTGGCATCCAAATTGGCATCACTGAGGGCACATTGCACAAGGGCTGGCATGATTTGCACCTCCTGCCGGAGAAAAACGCATGGAACGCTGGCGGGCCTCAACCATCGCCATCAAAACGATAGCAAGGAACCCAACGCTGAAACCTGCAACCGCACCGAAGACCACTCATCGCCCCGGCAACCAACGCACCGGCAGCTCCAGGAATCGCCACCCACAGCAAACCACCCACAGCAAACTACCACCGCAAACATTGATTGAGAACCATTGAGCAGTCATGAGCGATGGCTTTTTTCTAGGCTATGACTGAAGCGCGACCGGAATCTATTCTGAATCGTCCCGCTTTCTCCGGTTCTAACAAAATTCTATGCAGAAGATTCACCCGAATCTGCGGCGATGGTTGCTGGGCTTCGTGAGTCCCGTGGTGATGATCGGGGCGATCGGGTTGCCGGCCCAAGCAGAGACCGTTGCGCCCAGCTTTTTCCAAGGATCGACTCCCCTCAGCCTCACGCTTCAGGAATTGGACGATCGGTGGCGTGTGTTTAGTGTCACGGGGCAAATTGAAACCAGCAATATGCTGTCTCTGACGGCGGCGGTTTTTGGCGCATCTCCCAGCGACTATTACACGAAGGGCGAAATTGCGGAGGTGGGCGGCGAGCGCTTTTTGGTTGCCTACCGTGTCATGCCCGGCAGCATTACGGAACCGGCCGCCGTCAATGGCAGCACGCCAATTCATGTGTCGCTGATTCATCTCGATCAGGTGGCTTCTTTGAACGATTTCCGGCCCTTCAGCCTGGTGACGGAGATCGATCGCCTCAAGGCCCTCATCCAAAGCCGCGCCGCTTCGCCGTTCAACATGTTCAACAGCGGCGGCCCGCCGCGCTCTTTGCCGCCACTTCCCCGATCGACTCCTTAAAACCTTTTCCAGAAATTTTGCGGGGCGATCGGTTTGTAGTGAATGGGAAAACCGGTCGATCGGGGGTGATCACATATGAGCCACCCGGAACCTTACGGTTTTTGGGATGGTTTGACGCGACAAAATTGCTGTAAATCCGCCGGCGCATCCCGATTCGTCGTCAAATAATCCCGCAACCAATCACATCCTATTTGTAGCAAGCCATCCAGATCTTCTGTTTGGGAGAGGACTCTTAACCAATCAGATTCAGTAAAATTGTTTAGATTAGTATGCAAGAGACTGTTCGAAATACTAGCATTATTTAATTTTAAATTTTTTGCAACATCTAGCTGCAACAAGTTTTCTGCACTCATTTTTTTCATCGCTCGATCTCTCAGTGATTCAAGGTTCACTGCTCCTTGATAAACATTCCAGAATCGAATCACTCCACCATTGGAACCAGAAATAACTTGCTTCTCGTCAGAGCTAAACCTTGCGCGCTCAACCCAATTTGGATGTGGGAGAGTGATTGTTTTTTTGTGTAGATGAGAATTATTTTCGCCAATAAAATGATTCCACTCCCATACCATGGCACTTTTATCACTGGAAGCAGTGACTAACAGGAATTGATTTTTTTTTCCAAAAGAGATGCTTCTCACCGAATCCGAGTGATTCGTCAGTGAAATTGTTCTTCCATTCGCTGACCAGTTCCATAGCTTAACAACGCCATTTTTCAAGGCAACTCCAAGCCATTGATTATCTGCACTAAAATCTGCACTCAGAATACTACTGTCAAATTTTTTGGACTTTATAGAATTAGAGATTTTTAAATTCTCATTTTTTTGCCAATCCCAAACTTTGATTACTCCATCACCTCCAGCGGTAAAAACCAGTCTCCCATCGGGGCTGAA includes these proteins:
- a CDS encoding VWA domain-containing protein: MPALVQCALSDANLDAKLARNQRQLAISVAAQAGHGRVRSNLCLILDRSGSMRGRPMEMVKAAARQLVGQLALGDRLSLVAFDHEAQVILPCQEVAPEPLSILQAIEGLTAGGGTCIDEGLKLGIEELARSRKESGLLGNVNADHSGILPTAPSVSQIFLLTDGENEHGNDPRCLKMAELAASYGISVHCLGFGSHWNQDTLEQIADAGAGALCYIEQPEDAPAAFERLLARVQSVQLTNARLLLALESPVRLAELKPIAQVAPETVELTAQELPDGRLEVRLGDLMVDGPRVVLVNAYVAQLPPGDHRLVQVQVCYDDPATGQVDLLSEPIAVIGRSLELFHPAPNAPVQAHIGALAKYRQTQIAETKLQTGDRQGAVTMLQAAAQTALQMGDRNAATVLQTQATKLQAGDDLSEADRKKTRIASKTTLR